In Metopolophium dirhodum isolate CAU chromosome 9, ASM1992520v1, whole genome shotgun sequence, the genomic window ttaaattaaaaataatataaatatagcattattcaattaaaatttagaactaaatatgcaatttaaattgttatcccCCTTGGCTGAACAATCGTGGttgatgtatttatatttaactgctaaaatcatattattattatattatttaaatgtaattgtgTTTCGAACTTCTGTCTCGTTTCGTGAAAATccgttttgttataatttaattcgcTTAAACGTGGTTTAACTTCACACGCACAACGGTTTTCGACTCGGATACGCCCTACAGCGGTAAGTCGAAATAAAAAAACGGCGTCCATACGACCGTTCAAAATCACGATACTGAATTTGTAGACATTgtgcaaattatataataataatactatagaaaTAGCTGCGGGCATCTAGTAGTTAACGGTCGGCTACAGAAAGACAGTCGTCAGGAACACTATAATAATGGTTATGGCATGTCTTCTGAGTGgccaaaaaacaataataatatgtgtgtttttCTTGTGACtgaacaataatacataatattatattttattaaagtacaGAAGTATAGGACGTCCCATATACCGTGGTAGTTATTTCGAGAGACTTTGATAATTAATGTCGATTGACGCATTAAGTATGGATTAGCAATTTTATTTAGGATTTTAAGATTATAGTAATTGATAATAGTCtacgtaaaatattttgtaacataattCATAGTAACTATTATGGTATGACGTTTAGAAACTTCTAAAATAACGCTTTTTACATTATAGTTATGCGAAGAAGCGCAGAACTGGGCCAATCATTTGGCTCACACAGAGACGTTCGCTTATCAGAACAAAATCAATTACGGACAGAATCTGTTTTGCCGGAAACCGACGAACACCGAAATCgaaggtaaacatttttttcgcgacacattgtaatatcatattatatagtaacgaTCAGAgcgaaataaatgtttttttttaacccttTTTCTATATTAACTGTGCCGCAGGAAAGGACGTGGTCCGAGAATGGTATTCGTCTTCGAGAGTTTACAAGCCGAGAAAGAATCCGAAAATGTACTCGGCCAACATCAATTCGGGTAAATCGCCGCCGCGCTTCGCCGTGCGGTACCTATACCCAATTTGTTTTCTAACCACGaacgtattttttaattactataatttaaatgacaaaaaaaattactaacacCACGATTAAAATACGTACATACAACGAAACCTCTAAATCCCGGACACTCTCGGTCACTGACACTTTGCCCGCTATTCGAAGGTGTCTGTTAGAGGGAGGTTTCACtctatgtcatattataatatatatatatactatataggtccTTTCACGCAGCTGGTGTGGTCGAACACAAAAGAGTTGGGCGTCGGAAAAGCGTGCAGCCGGTCTGGTCGGATAATCGTCGTGGCCAATTACCTGCCGAAAGGAAACGTCAACGGACAGTACGCCAACAACGTGCACATGAACCAATACTTTTTGCCGGCCAATAAGAAGAAATTAGAATTCATCACCAGACAGGGAGAATAGAGACGCCGAAACGACTTCGGCGgactgtatattaatattatgctcaaATACCGTTTAAATGTCAcgaaaaaattatcatattatgatattacctataaacATCATCGACCACTTTgttcgaatatattataaccacaaTGTAATTATGGTTCCGTGAGCTTTTGCAGTAAATTATCgcaaccgttttttttttttatgataatttatgtttatgacGTACGTCCAATCAAACGGAGGACCCGACACGGTATTACTTCATAATCGATTCcacacaatacattataatacgacTGATCGATACGTattgagtattattatattattgttatttaagttgtataaaatacataggtaaacGACTGTTGTATTATTAAGACTTAACTAATATTGTTGTACCAAATGTGGCTCTTAATAATtcgttttataaaatttaatataatatcatgttactCCTcgatcaaataatatattaaaatatatttactataaccgtgacatttttgaaaattccgTTTCTTGCACGTTAAAAATACGTTTTGTTTATAGCTGGTCTGAACTAAGACACCACCACATTTTTGTGGAacgtataaaatcaataaattgtacgtaattttcgtatttattttatgttcttGTACCTACAAATCTCAAAAAATACCAGACAGGTCTTATAAATAACGAATTTCTGATCATCTGTATGTGTACACTGCAACTctagtatattaattatgtttatatattagttttaaaaatatacattgttatcatatattatttgtatgattaaaattatttgatataaaattattgaaaccgtattattaaaatatgtaattatacattttttaacaacaGGACGGTCTactcaataattatttctaagCCTCATAGCTGGCTCATACGCTCCTAATATTCCATGGAAATGTTGAAATtcagtttttattatgtatagccTATATGatgaaagaaatattataatattaacgtgaataaaaaattgttttgatattattctgtattattcgttaaaataatatggttatcATTTCGTCGGATGGGAACAGACAGAATATCTCAAAATGTAAAAGTCAACGTTCTGGTGAACacaatatattgtgtttatattataatggtcatATACTGAATAATTTCACCTCGACGAGAGAATGAAATCAAGTTCTCGGTTGTATCTGATCTCTTTtcttgtaaaattgttttttaaattataaaatatataacaaggcgcattgtataggcaatataggtacatcacaATATGATATTAGTCGTGGACAATATTGTGGTCGTGAACGTGTTAAATATTccattgtattatttaactttataaacGTCATAAAATCGTCTTCGAATATACTTTTTtcgttttcaataaatttgtaatgttttctaaaatccatggagtttgaaataaataattcgttataatacgtttattataagtaagaaaaaaaccatatcgaaaaataatatggttatgATATCCATATCAATGAATGTGGAGTAGGGGACGGCCTGTTCCCCTGGGTTTCTAGACAggttaattaacataatattgagtCATGACCATCAACTATCAtgcattaaaaacatattttatttgtatgagCATAATATGTATTCGGTATTcgttttagaaattttaattatatttgttcgattactaataatttaatcctTGCTAAAAGCTGGCTAGCTTAAGTTgtagttttaattcaaaatttaataaccGTATAGCACTtgtaattttaactaaatattaattataataacattttctggacacgaattaaaataatattttgactttatttccatgctatttatataaatttaaaatgttcgatctctcttagttttattttcaatttatttaaataaaggcTTTGTTTATACGGCAAAAACGTTAAGTAAGACCTTCACTAGTTTTGCTTATATtccaaaaagttcaaaaatataaaaagagaTTTTTAAACATGCTAAcccccgttttttttttaaatacaaaatttattcaaattctgattttcagaatttttttaagtatacctaccgaaaagatcatattttatatttctgatattttttacactacttaaggagtgtcctgtgtgAAAATGTGGTCTTCAaagttcaattaatttatttaaaaatattaaaaatcacaatttaaatatgttgtGCATAATGTAAGCATACAAATAGGGTGAGCATACagttcataatatcatatcaacTCCTTAATcgctttaaaattttaatttataaaattttaataaaataatttacttacttTGAATCGTCTGGATCTTTTAGCAAAACGTATGTCTCGTAAGGTTTTAACTGAAATTTCGGACCATTATTTCtgattttagttaaaaatggaGCACACTACACCTGCATgagttgtctccgtcttacaaatgtacaacatagaaaaaactgttttgcgtgggAAAGCTACTGTCATAACTTAGaaatgaaattttcaccacataaaaaagagaactttggctgtgaaatatggtttttatttttttgatatcacttatacgaaaaaagtttttattgttttaaaagctattattgtttgtgttttttaaacttaaataactttattgAAGTTTCgatgatttagtttttttaaaattgatagtcattatacaatcatttaaacttaattattatttattagaatacatgtttttattttttatgtaaactaaatattattatttttatagtcgttttttaactaacaagtttttacttacctaccaataatgaattctatataatatttacgacataggtataattattttattaattattatatggacATATTaagtaaagaaaaatataactaataaccaATCAAgaataattaagtaggtatttcatacaatattttgtatcttACATggtttccataatataatataagtacatgggagacggagtggccgagcggactaaggcgtcggctgcgacgcagccgacccgagttcgattcctctgCCATGGGCGACATTTTTCTTTGGACAAGtccggtgtccggagaacaagtgctgccatcccccacccgggcatggcagatacctatgggtgctcacttgaaaatctgccaaaaactacacacacgtgtttaccaaccaacagtatcctcccctacaaataaacaaacaaacagctaatggccatagttgccgggcttaaatgatcaattgaaaaaaaaaataaaaatataagtaacattttatacaatatagctTGTACATAAGCTGtttagatattaaaatgtactgtACATTATGTACAAATCACCTTAAAAATCACTTGATTAAAGAGGATGaatgagaatttttaaaaagatattttttttcgatgaaATTGTACTACTCACGATTATCCCTCGTAAAAAacgtagaaaattaaaaaaaaaaacattaattttgtattcttcctgacataataggtataacgtGCATAATATACCGtgtaaacataaattaacaCAAAACAGCATAGaatcatgatataataatgaataaataaaaattgacaaacggtaaataaataataataataataataatgatgcgtataataaatataggtatacaataatttgaataaattagaaTTGCCGTCGACGTATGtaggcaatataataataataaaataaataataataataaaaatattaagtcaaaaACGAGTGCGCTGGGTGGGTGGTGGGTGGAGGTCAGCGGCGATCGATGATTGGTATGTAAATGGGCGTCTTATCTGAAGTGTGGATGCGGTACACGACGTGATCGGCATCCTCGGCCGACGACGGGGCCGGCACGTGTTGCAACCCCAGGACACCGCCGCTACCCCCTGCTCCACCGCCGATGGACCGCCTGTACGTGGGGTTGTTCTGGGACCCAGCGGAGTGGGTGTCGTCCGCGGTCGAGTGCGAGTGCGAGTACACCGGCTTGGTGACGATCTCGTACGTGGTGCTCTTGGGCTCGGAGTGACCGCCGCCCCCGCGGAACGATGCCAGCCCGGACAGGAGCAGCGACATGAGCGCCGTCATCAGCGCCTTGCCCGCGAGCACGGCGATCGCCTTCATGCCGAGCGCCAGCAGCATTGCCCCGGTCACCCATCCGGCCAACAGGATGGACTGCGCGTACTTTTGCTTCTTGCCCCTGCCTGCGAACAACGCCCGaccggatattataataattattgttatcgttgTTGTTGTCCTATAGGTGCAGGTGCTCGGGTAGGTAAACGtgcaatttttatattgaacttttttcatttaccaaacgatattgataaaaatgaatgtttgtctgtccttcatgcattcctaaacggctggaccaGTTGCGGtgaatttggtacagagatagattagacctctgggaaaagataggctaatttaaaaaaggtaaattAGAGGTCCAACctggggaggtgctcaaacagggattttatgatttactatagacatttttgtttgtaaatggttgctattggttttaatgataataattatttttaaagcaatAAGCCTGTTGGTACAGTAGAACTCctgtgtattttagtacagaatgtcTCAACTTTACAAGTTCGAACCGCGGTTTCGTGATCGTTTCGCACAAACGAATAACGCATGATTGCAACTAATGAAAAAATGTGTGAACGACCTGCACGTGTAAAACATTATTGATTGATTGATTGATTGATTGATTGATGGAGATCGATTTATTTCAATCgagaaatgtttgtattatagtCGTCGACTCGAACGAATAATAAAGATTCCACTGCGTATATATAGATTTTGCTAATAGGATATTAAATTTTGACGGGTTCGACAAAAAccgcaaaataaaaaaacgtaatCGCGCATATAATTGCACGTAATGGAAACTCCAAAGTTATCTTACGGAAAAGCAATCACTCTGATTGAGGTATGTATTAAATCCCCCAATGTATTGTACAAACAGAATTACGGTTTCGTTCAATTATTATCCATTTAAGTACCAGCTATTACTGTGTCATGCAATTGTAAACGGCGAACGTGGTACATAATTCAATCAATCCACGATTAAATGATTAagtgagtaggtaggtacaaattagAGGTATTTGGCTggaatgcatattatacaaaaacccCCTCTTATAGTTGcgttacatcatattattacttacagGTATCCtcctagttttaatttttttgtttatcatcaATAAAACATATATCATTTTCAAACGGTAAATttgtttgtgtttaatttttctaaaattaaaattatcaattttcaaaaattttaacctgctaatatgtttatttatttttaacctgacatactgaaaaataaatattaaaatatacaacattcagttattattattgagaacacagattaaataaaactacgataaataaaaaggtcatgtttaatataaataaattgtatgcttatggtattttactattttagatttaattgaATAACATTTCTAGAAGAGTATAAtagcaaaattataaaatataaattttttgttttgaaattttacatcAGTACACATGCAGGTATTAAAACAGTCTCTAATGCCAGACAGTCAaatttcgattattattattttcgaattgTCTACCTATAAAATACGAAAAACAAAACTACGTACCCGATTGAATGGACGCGTCGGCCGCAGCCTCTCCCAACTTCCGGACCGACTGCACTGTCGCGTCGTCCAACAGCTTGACGTTGAGAGTGAGCGTGCCGAAGTACCGGCCCAACTTGTCGACGAGCAACCGGTCAAAGGCCTCGGACGAGTCACGACCCGCGGTCGTTTGCGCTGGTACGTCTCCATCACCGTCCTCTGTCCGACCGACCGACCTATGACTGGACACCGTGACGCCGGACACCAGCGAGTAGCTGTCGTTGGCCCTCTCCAGACGGTCCACCAGATGCACCAGCGCCAGCTTCGCGCACGTCACGTAGTTCTTGGACACGCACCTCTTCCACATGACCTACATTCGACGATCGTGACGAAAACGCAAtgttaacaataacaataccaatagtaaaataatattattaacgttacgatgatataaaataaaatataacgagaCGCGACGTCGAtcgattaaatatataatataaatcggaTGTGAGTACGCCGTGTGAAACATTAATAAATGTAGCGCTAAAGGGGAGGCCTGCAGCTGCGTTTAGGCctagaaaaaataacaataatagatcTGTTCTTTTTGTCCGGGTCGGTCGaatgaaatatcaatatttttcccAGTCGGAACTTCGGCGACGTACTACGCAGTACTcacattgtattttaatagtgtGCCAAACTATCATTAAAAAAccttcgtttatttttattttataaaattataatagctgTATACACTCTAATACCTCAGTGCATTAATAATCGTACTGCAgttaaacgaaataatattatattaaaatatgttttggcTAGGTGTTTGTTAACGAGTTTGTATGACATATTTTCTACACGATTGGGTTGAGTTGTACGCAAGCCGTTGAATGTTTTCCCTGATCTTTGATgatgtttttaaaatcatagaacgctactcgatattttttctcgaaaaataaaatctatgaatcataaatattacgTATTTGTTAATCAGTTCGGCAGCGAAAACCTTACGGAAATCGGTCagaaacattttatcgtgtatccagcacaaaaacaaataatatttatgctaAAGTATATTGTATGCTCAATACTACGCACGGTATTGGTCAGCAAGcacgcattatattatttatgtaacgcTGTCCCCACATGCCGAGAATCTGATGAACGGAAATTCCTGGTCGGtggaaaataaatgaaaaatgcgACGGGTTTGACCGACGATGTCCGCGAGCGCGAACGCAATAATCGTCGTGTGAAATCATCAAATTGTCTGTCGCGAAAACCTGTTAACTCGGTACATCGACGATCATTGTTCATTTTTGTCGGAATCGAATTTATTGGAAATTCACTGCATaggatacacacacacacacacacacacacacacacactccgGTTTCATTTCACCGATTGTCCTTAGTATTGGAAAATCAAATGCTCCTTACGATACGCATTATTATATGTACGTGACAGGTACGCtcgatcgtaataataataataataataatataatgatgatcgaacgcacacacacacacacgtacgaTTTAAGGACGACATCAATTTAGAGAATTGGTTATCGATTCGGTTTTCAcacgcataaaatataaaatatattataataatgtggaaGAATCTCTGCTCCAGATAATTTCCAACGCAaccaccaaataataataatatgcaggcaggtaaattataataatatcgttacaaCAATATcgtattgtatacctaatataggaTACTATTATAGCTATTCTTATGGTTTATACTCGTGTGCCCCGATACGGAAAACTTCGTCCGCTCGTCCGTCCCTGACGTCGGTCGATTCGACTTTGTTTCTCTTTTCAATAATctccaaacgaaaaaaaaaacgtttacaaTCATTATCGCGACGCACCAACGACGGACCGTGAAAAAACCGTTTACAGAGATGATCCGATggcaacaataattgttttacaaaaaatacctTTACAACTACACGGCTGTTCCACGAACGCGTTGCCGTCGGTACAAGTGGGTCGCTCACTCGTCAAAAAATAACGCCCAAATTTGACATTAATATGCCCACACTGGtctataaataggtaaatatacaaggataataatataataatcgagaaaaacatatttttcgaaAATCGTTGAAATGTATTGTAAGTATCGCGCGAACATACGTGTTCTTACCACATAGGAAAGCGCATTGTCGTCCGCGAATACCTACGACACGGTCTATACGACACGTGTGTTTACAGCGGACCAGCAGGACGTCCCGGTCGTAGGTACGGTTTTCTTTCACGTCAAAACACGAATGGTACAACGAATGTTATACGTAGTTGGGTACCCAAATAATTACGATCACGTGGTCGATAGCGTCGAAAACAGTCGTCAGCGGAAACGCCCGCCGAAGAAGAGCGTAGGTAGGTAATACGCGTATCGCAGAAACATTCGCCGCGCAGACGCCCAGTCGATGGACTCGATTAGTATGTgataaaaaattacaagaatATACCGATTTGACGATACCGAATGGGAAGCTGGTGTGATGTGCTATAcatgataacaatttatttcgaagtttttctttttttaatttgaaatgttttttttacgttgGACATCGAAATCACACACACgtggcattataataataataataataataataataatataatgcgtacGCGCGTACCTCCGATCGCCTATATATTGTAcgcatgtaaattattattatattcggacTTCTGCACATACTCAGTGATCGAtctcgacaataataattataataatcgacACGTGCCTACTTATTGGACGAGGTGATACGTCGTATGTACAGGTACGACTTGTAATATCGAATAACGGCTGACAGATCGGATCGTTGTACACAATATAtcagtacctatatgatatatagAGTGCAGTCTTCACTCTTCGCCACCGCCGCTGCCGGAATTATGGTCACGTATTTGTGACTGTGACTATTGTACGCGTGAATGTGTGACTTTCCAACCCAGATTTCGCTAGCAGAAATCATTTGAAATCTATAACTTTTTAGGTTAAACGATAACACACGGCGCGTAGTCGTTTCTCCGACCGCCCAAATTCGAAACGCGTTGCCgccgcacataat contains:
- the LOC132952727 gene encoding uncharacterized protein LOC132952727; the encoded protein is MYGCRDSCAVLMTALALLTLAGTRGQPTADASGSRETATSDQSSAADINSIDPAAAAFSRPFNGSTESLKKVMWKRCVSKNYVTCAKLALVHLVDRLERANDSYSLVSGVTVSSHRSVGRTEDGDGDVPAQTTAGRDSSEAFDRLLVDKLGRYFGTLTLNVKLLDDATVQSVRKLGEAAADASIQSGRGKKQKYAQSILLAGWVTGAMLLALGMKAIAVLAGKALMTALMSLLLSGLASFRGGGGHSEPKSTTYEIVTKPVYSHSHSTADDTHSAGSQNNPTYRRSIGGGAGGSGGVLGLQHVPAPSSAEDADHVVYRIHTSDKTPIYIPIIDRR